One Molothrus aeneus isolate 106 chromosome 6, BPBGC_Maene_1.0, whole genome shotgun sequence genomic window carries:
- the RNH1 gene encoding ribonuclease inhibitor: MELDIQCEEMSPSRWAELLTTMKSCKTIRLDDCNLSSSNCEDLSSIINTNPSLTELKLNNNELGDEGVEYLCKGLLTPSCSLQKLWLQNCNLTSASCETLRSVLSAQPSLTELHVGDNRLGTAGVKVLCQGMMNPSCKLQKLQLEYCELTADIVEALNAALQSKPSLKELSLSNNTLGDTAVKQLCRGLVEASCNLELLHLENCGITSDSCMEISTVLRNKSSLMDLSVGDNKIGDSGLALLCQGLMHPSCKIQKLWLWDCDLTSASCKDLSRLISTKETLTEISLIDNNLRDSGMEMLCQALKDPKSKLQELWVRECGLTTACCKAVSSALSTNKHLKVLHIGENKLGDAGVELLCEGLMHPNCNIQSLWLGNCDLTAGCCATLATVMATKQCLTELDLSYNPLEDEGIRKICEALKKPSCNVQQLILYDILWSSEVDDELRALEESKPEVKIIS; this comes from the exons ATGGAGCTTGACATCCAGTGTGAAGAGATGAGCCCATCTAGATGGGCTGAACTTCTGACCACAATGAAATCCTGCAAAACCATCAG GTTGGATGACTGCAATCTCTCCAGCAGTAACTGTGAGGATCTCTCTTCCATCATCAACACAAATCCATCCCTCACAGAGCTGAAGCTGAACAACAATGAGCTGGGAGATGAAGGTGTTGAATACCTGTGTAAAGGGTTGCTGACGCCAAGCTGTAGCCTACAGAAGTTATG gCTGCAAAACTGCAACCTGACGAGTGCCAGCTGTGAGACCCTGCGCTCCGtcctcagtgcccagccatcCCTGACAGAGCTGCATGTAGGGGATAACAGGCTGGGAACTGCTGGAGTGAAGGTGCTGTGCCAAGGGATGATGAACCCCAGCTGTaagctgcagaagctgca aCTGGAGTACTGTGAACTCACAGCTGATATTGTGGAAGCTCTCAATGCTGCTCTGCAAAGCAAGCCCAGCCTGAAGGAGCTCAGCCTGAGCAACAACACGCTGGGAGATACAGCTGTAAAGCAGCTGTGCCGGGGCCTGGTGGAGGCAAGCTGCAACCTGGAGCTACTACA cctggagaaCTGTGGCATAACCAGTGACAGCTGTATGGAGATTAGTACTGTTCTCAGGAACAAGTCATCTCTGATGGATCTTTCTGTGGGAGACAACAAGATCGGGGACTCCggtctggctctgctgtgccagggactgaTGCATCCTAGCTGCAAAATCCAAAAGCTGTG GTTATGGGATTGTGATCTCACAAGTGCTAGCTGTAAAGATCTCTCCAGACTCATCAGTACAAAGGAGACCCTCACAGAGATCAGTCTGATAGACAATAACCTGAGAGACTCAGGGATGGAAATGCTCTGTCAGGCACTCAAGGATCCCAAATCTAAACTTCAGGAGCTATG GGTTAGGGAGTGTGGGCTCACCACTGCTTGCTGCAAGGctgtcagctctgctctcagcaccAACAAGCACCTGAAAGTACTGCACATAGGTGAGAACAAGCTGGGAGATGCAGGTGTGGAGCTCCTGTGTGAAGGGCTGATGCATCCCAACTGCAACATCCAGTCCCTCTG gctggggaacTGTGACCTGACAGcaggctgctgtgccacccTCGCCACTGTCATGGCCACCAAGCAGTGCCTCACTGAGCTGGACCTGAGCTACAACCCTCTGGAAGACGAAGGCATCAGGAAGATCTGTGAAGCCTTGAAGAAGCCCAGCTGCAACGTGCAGCAGTTAAT TTTGTATGACATTTTGTGGAGTTCTGAAGTGGATGATGAACTGAGAGCCTTGGAAGAGTCCAAGCCTGAAGTGAAGATCATTTCATGA